Proteins from a single region of Elusimicrobiaceae bacterium:
- a CDS encoding secretin N-terminal domain-containing protein: MFNCRLLLAIVLTLQQVLLTPVVYAANNDLDPQFQQDLQGGSSGAVGGGDDTFSMPKNTTPGTPIEISGSKVDDPLYEKKELHNPLDAKVTVRAKEMPLSAFLEIISSQARVNFIVTEGLQAKTVTAILNKVSVREALEILLQVRGLTYQRIGTSNTYVIAKRSVEAPNLVTKIYTLNYISLISIGSNSSELSSITASIAPSSGGMMGGMGGMSGSSGSGNSGAMAGGADSGIAILNVLRTVLSTRGQLAIEPRTNSLIVTDIAEVFPQVEQIIAELDRKAPQVLIEAKIIEINTDRVNELGIDWGGNTGELATYTGPVRDTDFPLGERSINNGDWKMFPSESSVNGSISTPGYLSLAQLQVTLRALVSRAEARYLGNTKIVTLNNKTAIITNSREQAVGTSQSVSDAGGGTSTSSIERANTGLKLTVTPQVNKEGYITLMVQPSYSDVKASAISSSESVSYDPVSRGASTLVRVKNGQAVVIGGLLSSSDNKTVRKVPLLGYIPILGWLFTSVSHTRSNTDLVIIITPTILVD; this comes from the coding sequence ATGTTTAATTGTAGATTACTGCTGGCGATTGTCTTGACGCTGCAGCAGGTATTGCTGACGCCTGTTGTCTATGCGGCGAATAATGATCTGGACCCGCAATTCCAGCAGGATTTGCAGGGCGGTTCAAGCGGCGCGGTAGGCGGCGGGGATGATACTTTTTCAATGCCGAAAAACACCACGCCCGGCACTCCGATAGAGATTTCCGGTTCCAAGGTTGACGATCCCTTGTATGAAAAGAAGGAACTGCACAATCCGCTTGACGCGAAGGTTACGGTTCGCGCCAAGGAAATGCCGTTAAGCGCTTTTCTTGAAATCATATCCTCGCAGGCCCGGGTGAACTTTATCGTGACCGAAGGCTTGCAGGCGAAGACGGTGACGGCGATCCTTAATAAAGTTTCCGTACGCGAAGCGCTTGAAATTCTGCTTCAGGTGCGCGGCCTGACCTATCAGCGCATCGGCACCAGCAACACTTATGTAATCGCCAAGCGTTCGGTGGAGGCGCCCAATCTTGTTACGAAAATTTACACGCTCAACTATATTTCGCTTATCTCGATAGGAAGCAACAGTTCCGAGCTCAGCTCCATCACGGCATCAATCGCGCCTTCATCCGGCGGAATGATGGGTGGAATGGGTGGAATGTCCGGTTCATCCGGCAGCGGCAACAGCGGCGCTATGGCGGGTGGAGCGGACAGCGGTATCGCCATTCTCAATGTGCTGCGCACGGTGCTTTCAACGCGCGGACAGCTGGCCATCGAGCCGAGGACCAACAGCCTCATCGTGACGGATATAGCGGAAGTTTTTCCTCAGGTGGAACAGATTATAGCCGAGCTGGACCGCAAGGCTCCGCAGGTGCTTATCGAGGCCAAAATAATTGAAATCAACACCGACCGGGTGAATGAACTGGGCATTGACTGGGGCGGCAACACCGGCGAGCTGGCCACTTATACGGGGCCGGTTCGCGATACGGATTTTCCTCTTGGCGAGCGTTCGATCAACAACGGCGACTGGAAAATGTTTCCGTCAGAATCTTCCGTTAACGGGTCTATCAGCACGCCGGGCTATCTGTCGCTTGCCCAGCTTCAGGTGACCTTGCGGGCGCTGGTGTCCAGAGCCGAGGCGCGGTATCTTGGCAACACCAAAATCGTGACTCTCAATAATAAGACGGCGATTATCACCAACAGCCGCGAACAGGCGGTCGGGACCAGCCAGTCGGTGTCGGATGCCGGCGGCGGAACATCCACCTCATCAATCGAACGCGCCAACACGGGCCTTAAACTGACCGTGACGCCGCAGGTCAACAAAGAGGGCTATATTACGCTGATGGTGCAGCCGTCTTATTCCGATGTCAAAGCGTCGGCCATATCCAGTTCCGAGAGTGTCAGTTATGACCCGGTCAGCCGCGGCGCCTCCACGCTGGTGCGCGTTAAAAACGGGCAGGCGGTGGTTATCGGCGGTCTGTTGTCTTCAAGCGATAATAAAACCGTAAGAAAAGTGCCGCTGCTGGGTTATATACCCATTCTCGGCTGGCTTTTCACCAGCGTAAGCCACACGCGGTCAAATACTGATCTTGTTATCATAATTACGCCCACTATTCTGGTGGACTAG
- a CDS encoding type II secretion system F family protein, with protein sequence MPKYVYTVQDAQGTASTGVLEAGDEDQAILTLQNKGYFILSIQLEAEKSMGGFKKAGAGGKVNGQTLAFFSEQLATLLAGGVPLVRALSLLGEHNSDRNLSAVLGEVSKEVSAGGALYKALEKHPKTFDTIWVSLVQAGEMGGQLPLALRQIADYTQKQEGLKGKIITAIAYPSVLLVMSLGVLAYFVVYIVPVFAGIFRDFNLKLPAVTAVVVAMSDMVVNNLAMLLLALIGIVVGFKFWISTEAGLMSWNRTTMSMPVFGKFVSNVIYERLLTTMGTLIQSGVSILNTITVLEGSFNKNLIVQKALRDVKNEVASGKSISVAFKNTGIFPSLVTEMMWMGEESGKLPDIIKTLSGFYSEQINQFIARFSSMIDPILIVGIGGIIAVIVMSVFMPIFQLSQISGK encoded by the coding sequence ATGCCGAAATATGTATATACTGTGCAGGATGCGCAGGGAACCGCGTCTACAGGCGTGCTTGAAGCGGGTGACGAGGATCAGGCAATTTTGACATTGCAGAATAAGGGGTATTTTATTCTGTCTATCCAGCTGGAAGCCGAAAAGAGCATGGGCGGCTTCAAAAAGGCCGGCGCCGGCGGAAAAGTGAACGGGCAGACTCTGGCGTTTTTCAGCGAGCAGCTTGCCACCCTGCTGGCAGGCGGCGTTCCGCTGGTGCGCGCGCTTTCCCTGCTGGGCGAGCATAATTCCGACCGGAATTTATCCGCCGTGCTCGGCGAAGTTTCCAAGGAAGTTTCTGCCGGCGGCGCGCTTTACAAGGCGCTGGAAAAGCATCCGAAAACATTCGATACCATCTGGGTTTCGCTCGTTCAGGCCGGCGAAATGGGCGGACAGCTGCCGCTCGCGCTGCGCCAGATAGCGGATTACACACAAAAGCAGGAAGGGCTGAAAGGAAAAATCATCACGGCAATCGCGTATCCCTCGGTGCTGCTGGTAATGTCGCTGGGCGTATTGGCTTATTTCGTGGTTTATATCGTGCCTGTTTTCGCCGGTATTTTCCGCGATTTCAATCTGAAACTGCCGGCGGTAACCGCGGTGGTGGTTGCCATGTCGGACATGGTGGTGAATAATCTCGCCATGCTGCTTCTTGCGTTAATAGGGATTGTGGTGGGTTTTAAATTCTGGATTTCGACCGAAGCCGGTCTGATGAGCTGGAACAGAACAACGATGTCCATGCCGGTTTTCGGCAAGTTCGTCAGCAATGTAATATACGAGCGGCTGCTCACAACAATGGGTACGCTTATCCAGAGCGGCGTGAGCATTCTTAATACCATTACCGTGCTGGAAGGATCTTTCAACAAGAATCTGATTGTCCAGAAAGCCCTGCGGGACGTGAAAAACGAAGTGGCTTCCGGCAAATCAATTTCTGTCGCTTTCAAAAACACGGGTATTTTCCCAAGCCTGGTCACCGAAATGATGTGGATGGGCGAAGAGTCCGGCAAACTGCCGGATATCATCAAAACGCTGTCGGGATTTTACAGCGAGCAGATTAATCAGTTCATCGCCCGGTTCTCCTCGATGATTGACCCTATCCTGATCGTGGGTATCGGCGGTATAATCGCGGTAATCGTGATGTCGGTGTTTATGCCTATTTTCCAGCTGTCGCAAATCAGCGGGAAATAG
- a CDS encoding ATPase, T2SS/T4P/T4SS family yields the protein MAHKRLGEILIEDGVLDEDKIQKALKFQTQHNCLIGEAFVKLAFATDEQVAQALSKQLGIPFASTGNKILAPEKGQELEKIIPEKYAREHLLVPLFKESGSLAVAMMDPTDVLIVDNLRLMSNMEIQPFISTKAQILNTIDSFYQATDLIEAAMITQDSGDGVGEDLSAVDGKLDLDKVIVGDTKGAQSIRVVNAILKQAISERTSDIHLEIFDERVSLRFRIDGVLFERTPPPKELVAALISRIKILSKLDIAERRLPQDGNFAIKYQNRTIEVRVSVCPTVFGEKLVLRVLDKGSVELNIEKLGFEPRQREDFLKAAAYPHGLIFLTGPTGSGKTTTLNAILNTIKTPEMNFMTLEDPVEYKLQGISQVQVKPQIGLTFAAGLRSFLRQDPDVILVGEVRDQETAESCLRAALTGHLVLSTLHTNEALGAVPRLIDMGMEPFLLSSSLALVASQRLIRMLCPSCKQPYKPEQAIVDQLLRECNFKGQVDTSKWVFYQARGCDKCSRTGYKGRRGIYEVYLINEEMRQIIYKTQDLADLRVAGAKTGAWNLRASGWRKVVQGVTTVDEVLSATVSEG from the coding sequence ATGGCACATAAACGGCTTGGCGAAATACTGATCGAAGATGGCGTTCTGGATGAGGATAAGATTCAGAAAGCGCTTAAATTTCAGACACAGCATAATTGTCTGATCGGAGAAGCGTTTGTAAAACTTGCATTCGCCACGGATGAGCAGGTGGCGCAGGCGCTGTCAAAGCAGCTCGGCATACCGTTTGCTTCAACCGGCAACAAAATTCTTGCGCCGGAAAAAGGGCAGGAACTGGAAAAGATAATACCTGAAAAATACGCCCGCGAACATCTGCTGGTGCCGCTTTTTAAGGAAAGCGGCAGTCTGGCTGTTGCGATGATGGATCCGACCGATGTGCTTATAGTGGACAACCTGCGTCTGATGAGCAACATGGAAATACAGCCGTTTATTTCCACAAAGGCGCAAATCCTGAATACGATTGACAGTTTCTATCAGGCCACCGACCTGATTGAAGCGGCAATGATTACCCAGGACAGCGGCGATGGCGTCGGGGAAGATCTTTCTGCCGTGGACGGCAAGCTCGATCTGGACAAGGTCATCGTGGGCGACACGAAAGGCGCGCAGTCAATCCGCGTGGTTAACGCCATTCTCAAGCAGGCCATATCCGAGCGGACAAGCGATATCCATCTGGAAATTTTTGATGAACGCGTAAGTCTGCGGTTCCGCATAGACGGAGTGCTTTTCGAACGCACGCCGCCGCCCAAGGAGCTGGTGGCGGCACTGATTTCCCGCATAAAAATTCTTTCGAAACTGGATATCGCCGAGCGGCGGTTGCCGCAGGACGGCAATTTCGCCATCAAATACCAGAACCGGACCATTGAAGTCCGCGTATCGGTTTGCCCGACGGTGTTCGGTGAAAAACTGGTTTTGCGCGTGCTCGACAAGGGCAGCGTCGAGCTTAATATTGAAAAGCTGGGTTTTGAGCCGCGTCAGCGCGAAGATTTTTTAAAAGCCGCCGCTTATCCGCACGGCCTGATTTTTCTGACCGGTCCCACCGGCTCCGGTAAAACCACCACGCTGAATGCGATCCTTAACACCATAAAAACCCCGGAAATGAATTTCATGACGCTGGAAGATCCTGTGGAATATAAACTGCAGGGCATCAGTCAGGTGCAGGTGAAGCCGCAGATCGGGCTTACGTTTGCGGCGGGTTTGCGCTCGTTCCTGCGGCAGGACCCCGATGTAATTCTGGTCGGCGAGGTGCGCGATCAGGAAACGGCGGAATCCTGTCTGCGCGCAGCGCTTACAGGCCATCTGGTGCTTTCGACTTTGCATACAAACGAGGCGCTTGGCGCGGTGCCGCGTCTGATTGATATGGGAATGGAACCGTTTCTGTTGTCGAGCAGTCTGGCATTGGTGGCTTCGCAGCGGTTGATACGAATGTTATGCCCCAGCTGCAAACAGCCCTACAAGCCGGAGCAGGCGATAGTGGACCAGCTGCTGCGGGAATGCAATTTCAAAGGCCAGGTGGACACATCCAAGTGGGTGTTTTATCAGGCCCGCGGATGCGATAAATGTTCCCGCACGGGTTATAAGGGCCGGCGCGGCATTTATGAGGTGTATCTGATAAACGAGGAAATGCGCCAGATCATCTATAAAACGCAGGATCTGGCGGATTTGCGCGTTGCCGGCGCCAAGACGGGCGCATGGAATCTGCGCGCCAGCGGCTGGCGGAAAGTGGTGCAGGGCGTTACAACTGTGGATGAAGTGCTGTCGGCTACAGTAAGCGAGGGTTAA
- a CDS encoding prepilin-type N-terminal cleavage/methylation domain-containing protein, whose amino-acid sequence MKNRGFTLVEILVVLLLMGILAAIAIPQYSKTLENAAAQDAQVSSQAIASAVRMTVMDRLTVKNNSMVAPNLEAASGDGVSSVMTAGHLVAKGYLINMSYSKKYYFYVCNGTAAGSPCCAAGYYACAKRISGDYAAWTYRITTSGQCVATGSEDMPACQ is encoded by the coding sequence ATGAAAAACAGAGGATTTACGCTGGTTGAAATTCTGGTGGTTCTGCTTCTGATGGGTATTCTGGCGGCGATTGCCATACCGCAGTACAGCAAAACTCTTGAAAACGCCGCCGCGCAGGATGCCCAGGTTTCTTCGCAAGCTATCGCGTCAGCTGTGCGTATGACCGTTATGGACCGGCTTACCGTAAAAAACAACAGCATGGTCGCGCCCAATCTGGAAGCAGCGTCAGGCGACGGCGTAAGTTCGGTTATGACCGCCGGCCATCTTGTCGCCAAAGGATACCTGATAAATATGAGTTACAGCAAGAAATATTATTTCTATGTCTGTAACGGCACCGCGGCCGGCAGTCCTTGCTGCGCGGCCGGTTATTATGCCTGCGCCAAGCGCATTTCCGGCGATTATGCGGCGTGGACGTATCGCATTACCACGTCCGGGCAATGTGTCGCCACCGGGTCGGAAGATATGCCTGCATGCCAGTAA